The following proteins are co-located in the Calditerrivibrio sp. genome:
- the coaD gene encoding pantetheine-phosphate adenylyltransferase: protein MKAIYPGTFDPMTNGHLDIIERGSKMFTQLIVAVAENKRKRPIFTIDERVEMAKESLKHLNNVTVTPFSNLLIHFMKENNINIILRGLRAVSDFEFELQLALMNRKMYAECETVFLMPSSKYIFLSSSMIREIASLGGDVSCFVPPPVYKKISELFRAQ, encoded by the coding sequence ATGAAAGCCATTTATCCAGGAACTTTTGATCCAATGACCAATGGGCATCTTGATATTATTGAAAGAGGCTCCAAAATGTTCACCCAACTTATTGTTGCAGTAGCTGAAAACAAAAGAAAAAGACCTATCTTTACCATAGATGAACGGGTAGAAATGGCAAAGGAATCTTTAAAACATTTAAACAACGTAACAGTAACACCATTTTCAAACCTACTCATACATTTTATGAAGGAGAACAATATAAATATTATCCTCAGGGGATTAAGGGCTGTTTCGGATTTTGAGTTTGAACTACAGTTAGCCCTTATGAACCGGAAAATGTATGCCGAGTGTGAGACAGTTTTCCTGATGCCCAGCAGCAAATATATATTTCTAAGTTCGAGTATGATCAGAGAAATTGCATCTCTTGGCGGCGATGTTTCCTGCTTTGTCCCTCCACCTGTTTATAAAAAGATTTCAGAACTTTTTAGAGCACAATAA
- a CDS encoding nitroreductase family protein, with amino-acid sequence MDILSAINSRRSVNYFDPNYEMTDDEIGKILEVANLTPSSMNLQPWKVIVAKSLEIKGKLKEACFNQQKVVEASCNFIIVADPYALEENLEAVLKSWIDLGYLNSELAEKYRSMAFALYQQPESTVRKFFAIKNASFFAMSVMYAALGYGFSTHPMDGFDEKMVKSLFNLPEDIVIPVIIACGKFKEDAKLLPRAFRRDLSEFVKIV; translated from the coding sequence ATGGATATTTTGAGTGCTATTAACAGTAGAAGATCTGTTAATTACTTCGATCCAAACTATGAAATGACAGATGATGAAATAGGAAAGATTCTTGAGGTAGCTAATCTGACACCTTCATCCATGAATCTTCAACCATGGAAAGTAATTGTTGCTAAATCTCTTGAGATAAAAGGGAAGCTAAAAGAGGCATGTTTTAACCAGCAGAAAGTTGTGGAGGCTTCTTGTAATTTTATAATAGTTGCTGATCCTTATGCCCTTGAGGAAAATTTAGAGGCTGTTTTGAAGAGTTGGATAGATTTAGGTTACCTAAATAGTGAACTGGCAGAAAAGTACAGATCGATGGCTTTTGCTTTATATCAGCAGCCCGAGTCAACTGTGAGAAAGTTTTTTGCAATAAAAAATGCATCTTTTTTTGCCATGAGTGTTATGTATGCTGCCTTAGGGTATGGTTTTTCGACTCATCCAATGGATGGTTTTGACGAAAAAATGGTTAAAAGTTTGTTTAATCTACCTGAGGATATAGTAATTCCAGTTATTATTGCTTGCGGTAAATTCAAAGAAGATGCTAAACTATTGCCTCGAGCTTTTAGAAGGGATTTGTCTGAATTTGTAAAGATAGTTTAA
- a CDS encoding peptidylprolyl isomerase yields MKLLTFFLTLLFSISALADDTVVAKVGKVTIYEKEVNTILSDIVMKQGFDPKAIDHKDPKIAEVKNDIVKNLIQREILFTFASKSIPKDIDQKTNSAYEDLKKRYKDPKELETAMKNAGTNEKEVKEKIKKNLILENYVNGISKDITVTESEKKDFYTKNPDIFKDPELVRAAHILIKIDEKQSEKDAKAKIDSIYKELKAGKNFDDLAKQYSQDGSAPKGGDLGYFPRGIMVKEFENVAFSTAPGKYSEPFKTQFGYHIVKVLEKKPPKTYAYEEVSKHIESKLKMDKLKAILDKKVEEGKKTIKVEVLKKY; encoded by the coding sequence ATGAAACTTTTAACATTCTTCTTAACACTGCTATTTTCAATATCAGCATTAGCAGACGATACTGTTGTAGCAAAAGTAGGTAAAGTAACCATCTATGAAAAAGAGGTTAACACCATACTTAGCGATATTGTCATGAAACAGGGCTTTGACCCCAAAGCCATAGATCACAAAGATCCAAAAATAGCTGAAGTAAAAAACGATATTGTAAAAAATCTTATCCAAAGAGAAATCTTATTTACATTTGCATCAAAATCAATCCCTAAGGATATAGATCAAAAAACAAATTCCGCCTACGAAGACCTTAAAAAAAGGTACAAAGATCCTAAAGAGCTTGAAACTGCCATGAAAAATGCTGGCACAAATGAGAAAGAAGTAAAGGAGAAGATTAAAAAGAATCTCATTTTAGAAAACTACGTTAATGGTATTTCAAAGGATATAACCGTGACAGAATCCGAAAAAAAAGACTTTTACACCAAAAACCCAGATATATTTAAAGATCCAGAACTTGTAAGAGCTGCACATATTTTGATAAAAATAGATGAAAAGCAGTCTGAAAAAGATGCAAAAGCCAAAATAGATAGCATTTATAAAGAGTTAAAAGCCGGCAAAAACTTTGATGATCTTGCAAAACAATACTCTCAAGATGGCTCTGCCCCCAAAGGTGGCGATCTTGGATATTTTCCACGGGGTATAATGGTTAAAGAATTTGAAAATGTTGCTTTCTCCACTGCACCTGGGAAATATAGCGAGCCCTTTAAAACACAATTTGGGTATCATATTGTAAAAGTTTTAGAGAAAAAACCGCCAAAAACTTATGCTTATGAAGAAGTATCAAAACATATCGAAAGCAAGCTAAAAATGGATAAACTAAAAGCAATATTGGATAAAAAAGTAGAAGAAGGTAAAAAGACTATTAAAGTAGAAGTTCTTAAAAAATACTAA
- a CDS encoding cytochrome c3 family protein yields the protein MKKFSLFGVIFLFLFPLMVVAQVGGGNIQFKSKAGDVVFSHESHVSTGAKCVDCHPKPFLTTEKRKKVTMAQMAKGESCGKCHNGKTAFSVKSKADCKTCHQK from the coding sequence ATGAAAAAGTTTTCATTGTTTGGTGTCATTTTCTTGTTTCTATTTCCACTGATGGTTGTTGCCCAGGTTGGCGGTGGAAATATCCAGTTTAAAAGTAAGGCAGGCGATGTTGTCTTTAGTCATGAAAGTCACGTAAGTACAGGTGCCAAATGTGTGGATTGTCATCCAAAGCCATTTTTGACCACAGAGAAAAGGAAAAAGGTAACAATGGCCCAAATGGCTAAAGGGGAATCCTGTGGTAAGTGTCACAATGGTAAAACCGCTTTTAGCGTGAAAAGCAAGGCAGATTGTAAAACCTGCCATCAAAAGTAA
- a CDS encoding 4Fe-4S dicluster domain-containing protein: MDKDILLIMQDDVKRASQKDPAKVKWGMLIDLRKCVGCHACTVGCMSENVLPPGVIYRPVFELEKGTYPQLKRDFVPRPCQQCDNPPCVGVCPNKGKATYKDKNGIVAINYTQCIGCGQCVPACPYKARYLDKGDFYTKDTPALQPYEKRKFFEYGGEWKRTDFNLPAGNARKCHFCVNRISQGLLPICVSTCIGRANYFGDLNDPESLIAKKIKESKTVTMAKVGDATPRTGNAEFGASKTKPVVLYIL; encoded by the coding sequence ATGGATAAAGATATTTTGTTGATTATGCAAGATGATGTTAAAAGAGCTTCACAAAAAGATCCTGCAAAGGTTAAGTGGGGTATGCTAATCGATTTGAGGAAGTGTGTCGGTTGTCATGCCTGTACTGTTGGTTGTATGAGTGAGAACGTATTGCCTCCTGGTGTAATATATAGACCTGTGTTTGAGCTTGAAAAAGGTACATACCCCCAACTAAAGCGTGATTTTGTACCGAGGCCATGTCAGCAGTGTGATAATCCACCTTGTGTTGGAGTATGTCCCAATAAAGGTAAGGCTACCTATAAGGACAAAAATGGTATTGTAGCCATCAATTATACCCAGTGTATTGGGTGTGGTCAATGTGTCCCTGCATGTCCTTATAAAGCAAGGTATCTCGATAAAGGTGATTTTTATACAAAGGATACTCCTGCATTACAGCCTTATGAGAAGAGGAAGTTTTTTGAGTATGGTGGAGAATGGAAAAGAACAGATTTTAATCTACCTGCAGGTAATGCAAGGAAGTGCCATTTCTGTGTAAACAGAATATCCCAAGGATTGCTTCCTATCTGTGTATCAACCTGTATTGGAAGAGCTAATTATTTTGGAGACCTAAACGATCCTGAAAGTTTGATTGCTAAAAAGATCAAGGAAAGTAAAACAGTTACTATGGCAAAAGTTGGTGATGCAACACCTAGAACTGGTAACGCAGAATTTGGCGCATCAAAAACTAAGCCAGTTGTTTTATATATTTTATAA
- a CDS encoding molybdopterin-dependent oxidoreductase — protein MKKDEIYRKETESNGITRREFVGGCAAVTAGAILASNLDFSLKVKEAQAQAGNYPLNKPENQIYSVCLQCNTGCGIKVKILDGVAVKIDGNPYNPWNMVPNISANTDLKEAAKIDAAICPRGQSGIQSNYDPYRITKVLKRAGKRGENKWITIPFSQAIDEIVNGGKLFAHVPGEENRVVEGLKDLYVVKDSALFSRLDKAINDIFKAKDKKQAVEEFKAKNPDLLPYLIDPDHPDLGFKNNQVVYMWGRKKAGRSQFFQLFFRDYFGTTNAHGHTTVCQGSLYFACKAISEQWQYNKWGGGQKFYWQADLLNSKFVLFVGANLFEGNYGPTNRTVRLTERLAKGEIQIAVADPRFNKLASKAKYYLPIKPGTDAALFMAIMNWMFANDRIDKKFLSAANKLAAEKTGEDTWTNATLLVKIDDKGKPGKLLRTHEIGLGEPVQIKDKDGKEYTLEFFVAMDGKLPVGVDFNNDYLKQPVFGELFVDTTLDDGKGGKIRVKSALQILKEEVMSKSIDEWAKICECPKETIIAVAKELADAGKKGAVDVHRGVSQHTNGFYNVVAAMSVNMLLGNFDAAGGSIVPATYSIGDPTRDLKGKVTPTGISSIRHDVKYEETTLFSGYPAKRNWWPLASDIYEEIIPSIGDKYPYPVKALFMYMGAPTYALPAGQTNIDILVNTDVLPLFVASDIIIGSTSMYADYIFPDLTYLERWEFHGSHPNMASRVQPIRQPVVASPNEVVKVFGEEQPISFETVLLAFAEKLGMKGFGKNAFGEGKDFTRPDDLYIRFVVNLAKASPVTPDASDEEIKIFLEARKHLPKNVFDPERWQKIAGADWRKVVYLLNRGGKFQEYADVQKAINNGKVPNPWKKSINLYQEKTAGTKDSFTGKSNPGYAKYIPVAITTGKSLEEAGLTQGYDLHLITQRDITQTKSRTVTNYWLLSVYPENSIVINPLDAKKYGLKQGDKVQVMSATNKEGVWDLKHGNKKPMIGKVFISETIRPGVITFTLGHGHFATGASDQIIDGVKIKGDPRRAAGIHANAAMLIDPYLKNTCLLDPVGGSAVFYDTKVTLKKV, from the coding sequence ATGAAAAAAGATGAAATTTATAGAAAAGAAACAGAATCTAATGGTATAACAAGGAGAGAGTTTGTAGGTGGCTGTGCTGCTGTAACAGCCGGTGCAATTCTTGCTTCTAATTTGGACTTTAGTTTGAAGGTCAAGGAAGCCCAGGCTCAGGCTGGTAATTATCCTTTAAATAAGCCTGAAAATCAAATATATTCAGTTTGTTTGCAGTGTAATACAGGTTGTGGTATTAAAGTAAAAATCCTTGATGGTGTTGCAGTTAAGATAGACGGTAATCCTTATAACCCATGGAACATGGTACCAAATATTAGTGCAAATACAGATCTTAAAGAAGCTGCAAAGATCGATGCAGCTATATGCCCAAGAGGTCAATCAGGTATCCAGTCTAATTATGACCCTTATAGGATTACCAAGGTTCTTAAGAGAGCAGGTAAAAGGGGTGAAAATAAATGGATCACTATCCCTTTTAGTCAAGCTATAGATGAGATTGTCAATGGTGGGAAGTTGTTTGCTCATGTTCCAGGGGAGGAAAACAGGGTTGTAGAAGGGCTAAAAGATTTATATGTTGTCAAGGATTCGGCTCTATTTAGTAGACTTGACAAAGCAATAAACGATATATTCAAAGCAAAAGATAAGAAACAAGCAGTCGAAGAATTTAAAGCTAAAAATCCCGATCTTTTGCCTTATTTAATAGATCCAGATCATCCAGATCTTGGGTTTAAGAACAACCAAGTAGTATACATGTGGGGTAGAAAAAAAGCTGGTAGAAGCCAGTTTTTCCAGCTATTCTTTAGAGACTATTTTGGTACCACTAATGCCCACGGTCATACTACAGTTTGCCAGGGTTCCCTTTATTTTGCATGTAAAGCAATAAGTGAACAATGGCAATACAATAAATGGGGTGGTGGTCAGAAGTTTTATTGGCAAGCTGATCTCTTGAATTCTAAGTTTGTTCTATTTGTTGGGGCAAATCTGTTCGAAGGTAACTACGGTCCTACGAACAGAACAGTGAGACTTACTGAAAGACTAGCAAAAGGGGAGATACAGATTGCTGTTGCAGATCCAAGATTTAATAAGCTTGCTTCTAAGGCTAAATATTATTTGCCTATCAAACCAGGAACTGACGCAGCTTTGTTTATGGCTATAATGAACTGGATGTTTGCAAATGATCGAATTGATAAAAAGTTTTTATCAGCTGCGAATAAGTTGGCAGCAGAGAAAACTGGTGAGGATACATGGACTAATGCTACCCTTTTGGTGAAGATAGATGACAAGGGTAAGCCTGGTAAATTGCTTAGGACCCATGAGATAGGACTTGGTGAGCCTGTGCAGATTAAAGATAAGGATGGGAAAGAGTATACCCTCGAGTTCTTTGTTGCCATGGACGGTAAATTGCCAGTGGGTGTAGATTTTAATAACGATTATTTAAAACAACCTGTATTTGGCGAGCTTTTTGTAGATACAACTCTTGATGACGGGAAAGGTGGCAAGATTAGAGTAAAATCTGCACTCCAGATTTTAAAGGAAGAGGTAATGTCCAAATCTATAGATGAGTGGGCGAAGATCTGCGAGTGTCCAAAAGAGACTATTATAGCTGTGGCTAAAGAATTAGCTGATGCAGGCAAAAAGGGTGCAGTAGATGTTCATAGGGGTGTTTCCCAGCATACAAATGGATTCTATAACGTTGTGGCTGCAATGTCTGTCAATATGCTTTTGGGTAATTTTGATGCAGCCGGTGGTTCTATTGTGCCTGCTACTTATTCCATTGGTGATCCTACAAGGGATCTAAAAGGTAAGGTGACACCCACAGGTATCAGTAGTATTAGGCATGATGTAAAATATGAAGAAACAACCCTTTTCTCTGGGTATCCAGCAAAAAGAAATTGGTGGCCTCTTGCTTCGGATATCTACGAAGAGATTATCCCTTCTATAGGGGATAAATATCCTTATCCTGTAAAGGCTCTGTTTATGTACATGGGTGCTCCAACCTATGCACTTCCAGCAGGGCAGACAAATATAGATATACTTGTTAATACTGATGTACTTCCACTTTTTGTGGCTTCAGATATAATTATTGGTTCAACTTCAATGTATGCTGACTATATCTTCCCAGATCTTACCTATCTTGAAAGGTGGGAGTTCCATGGTTCTCATCCTAATATGGCTTCAAGGGTTCAACCAATAAGACAACCAGTTGTGGCATCACCAAATGAAGTGGTCAAGGTTTTTGGTGAGGAGCAGCCAATTAGTTTTGAGACTGTTTTATTGGCTTTTGCTGAGAAGTTAGGGATGAAAGGGTTTGGTAAAAATGCATTTGGTGAAGGTAAAGATTTTACAAGACCAGATGACCTTTATATTAGGTTTGTAGTAAATCTCGCAAAAGCTTCACCAGTTACACCTGATGCTTCTGATGAGGAGATCAAGATATTTTTAGAGGCTAGGAAGCATCTGCCCAAAAATGTATTCGATCCAGAAAGATGGCAGAAGATAGCTGGGGCTGACTGGAGGAAGGTTGTTTATCTTCTGAATAGAGGTGGTAAGTTCCAGGAGTATGCAGATGTGCAAAAGGCTATTAATAATGGTAAAGTACCTAACCCATGGAAAAAGTCTATAAATCTGTATCAGGAGAAGACTGCAGGTACAAAGGACTCATTCACTGGTAAATCTAACCCAGGCTACGCAAAATACATACCTGTTGCTATAACCACAGGTAAGAGTCTCGAAGAGGCTGGATTAACTCAAGGGTATGATCTCCATTTGATTACCCAGAGGGATATAACCCAGACAAAATCCAGAACCGTTACTAACTATTGGTTGCTCTCTGTGTATCCAGAAAACTCAATCGTTATAAATCCGTTAGATGCAAAAAAATATGGTTTAAAGCAAGGTGATAAGGTACAGGTAATGTCTGCGACTAACAAAGAAGGTGTTTGGGATCTCAAGCATGGTAATAAGAAACCTATGATAGGCAAAGTTTTCATCTCTGAAACAATTAGACCGGGTGTAATCACCTTTACTTTGGGTCACGGTCACTTTGCTACGGGAGCTTCTGATCAGATAATAGATGGAGTCAAGATAAAAGGTGATCCAAGAAGAGCAGCAGGTATTCATGCAAATGCGGCTATGCTTATAGACCCATATTTGAAAAATACATGCCTACTTGATCCTGTTGGTGGTAGTGCTGTGTTCTATGATACCAAGGTTACACTTAAAAAGGTTTAA
- the phnD gene encoding phosphate/phosphite/phosphonate ABC transporter substrate-binding protein has translation MKIIAAFILFFSCINVYASQHIIKIGVSSIVSAETNIKMYDGLAEYVAKRLNVPTEIVYRKSYKEMNDLISNGDVDLSFICTGAYINLNNIEVLAVPQVEGKIYYKSLLIVNKKANINSLSDLKNKVFAFTDTLSNTGYLYPVYYFITNNILNRDYFKKVYYTNSHDKSIYLVNKGVVDAAAVDNMIYDYIKKNNPANVENINILHVSKEFPNPPVVVTNTIYRNKLEEILLNMHNDPEGRKILSNLHIDKFVKINKEEYNTVKNIKVLVDKHLKDAPNKIF, from the coding sequence ATGAAAATCATAGCTGCTTTTATTTTGTTCTTTTCTTGTATAAATGTATATGCTTCGCAACATATTATAAAAATAGGTGTATCTTCGATAGTTTCTGCTGAGACCAATATAAAGATGTATGATGGTCTGGCTGAATATGTTGCAAAGCGGTTAAATGTTCCTACTGAGATAGTTTATAGGAAAAGTTATAAGGAGATGAATGATCTGATCTCCAATGGTGATGTTGATCTTTCATTTATCTGCACAGGGGCATACATCAATTTAAACAATATTGAGGTATTGGCTGTGCCTCAGGTGGAAGGTAAAATATATTATAAGTCTTTGTTAATAGTAAACAAAAAAGCCAACATTAACAGCTTGAGTGACCTTAAAAACAAAGTTTTTGCATTTACCGACACTCTTTCGAATACAGGTTACCTATATCCCGTGTATTATTTTATCACAAATAATATTTTAAATAGAGATTATTTTAAAAAGGTGTATTATACAAATAGCCATGATAAATCGATATACCTTGTTAATAAAGGTGTGGTAGATGCTGCTGCTGTGGATAATATGATTTATGACTATATTAAGAAGAATAATCCTGCAAATGTAGAAAATATAAATATCCTGCATGTTTCTAAGGAATTTCCAAATCCACCTGTAGTTGTCACAAACACCATATATCGTAACAAACTCGAAGAGATTCTTTTGAATATGCATAACGATCCTGAAGGTAGAAAGATTTTGAGTAATCTACATATAGATAAGTTTGTAAAAATAAACAAGGAGGAGTATAATACGGTTAAAAATATAAAAGTACTTGTGGATAAGCATTTAAAAGATGCTCCTAACAAAATCTTTTAA
- a CDS encoding HAMP domain-containing histidine kinase, which yields MLLTKSFKKRIVIFVNFFVFVIFVIGIFVALNLNRKLIDDELHNLTYLNYKTIEKTIAESILYDDIYNVFSTIEGLTKNSLIFSNIIVLDKNGEYIADGNVSKKVPNISEKGLHKIYDIKLNESKIGSIIFELSKDYIDNKMKRSFVVLIGFHVVAYLLVSFMLIKSINYLMTPLTDLTNKLESADDISNLRNSLSINPKDPKEIYKLKEILLNLTLNLTKQIEKNIEQEKEILKRDKILSIGMMAAGLAHHLKNPIMTIKLLMNPLKDEIRSQDAKNDIEVINAELNRMLNLINDFMCLSKDLRIDKGFFLLSSFFEALHKRILGLKMIKFDFVYEDIYIYSNMEKLIMIFENLISNSINANAKCVYVKVLNKNDKVIFEYSDDGSGVPDNIKDKIFIPFFTTRKDGTGLGLAYVENLVHSLGGDIYLDKNYGNGAKFVLEFKNEEKSFDSR from the coding sequence ATGCTCCTAACAAAATCTTTTAAAAAGCGTATTGTCATTTTTGTAAATTTTTTTGTATTTGTTATTTTCGTCATAGGTATATTTGTAGCTTTGAATCTCAATAGGAAACTGATTGATGATGAGCTACATAATCTGACATACCTTAATTACAAAACAATCGAAAAGACCATAGCTGAATCGATATTGTACGATGACATCTACAATGTATTCTCTACCATAGAAGGCTTAACTAAAAACAGTTTAATATTTTCTAATATTATTGTTTTGGACAAAAATGGTGAGTATATTGCAGATGGAAACGTTTCAAAAAAGGTACCTAATATTAGTGAAAAAGGGTTACACAAAATTTACGATATCAAATTAAATGAGTCTAAAATAGGTAGCATCATTTTTGAGTTGAGTAAAGATTATATTGATAATAAGATGAAAAGATCGTTTGTTGTATTGATTGGTTTTCATGTAGTGGCTTATTTATTGGTTTCTTTTATGTTGATTAAATCTATAAATTATCTTATGACACCTTTAACTGATCTTACAAATAAGTTAGAATCCGCTGATGATATCTCTAATTTGAGAAACAGTCTATCCATTAACCCTAAGGATCCTAAGGAGATATATAAGTTGAAGGAGATCCTTTTAAATCTTACTCTCAATCTAACAAAACAGATAGAAAAAAATATAGAACAGGAGAAAGAGATTTTAAAGAGGGATAAGATACTCTCTATAGGTATGATGGCTGCAGGACTGGCACATCATCTTAAAAATCCTATCATGACGATTAAGTTATTGATGAATCCTCTAAAGGATGAGATAAGATCCCAAGATGCCAAGAATGATATAGAAGTGATCAATGCCGAGCTAAATAGAATGTTAAATCTTATAAACGATTTTATGTGTCTTTCTAAAGATCTTAGAATTGATAAAGGATTTTTTTTACTGTCAAGTTTTTTCGAAGCACTCCACAAGAGAATCTTGGGGCTTAAGATGATCAAATTTGATTTTGTTTATGAGGATATTTACATATATTCTAATATGGAAAAATTGATTATGATTTTTGAAAACCTCATATCAAACTCAATCAATGCAAATGCTAAGTGTGTGTATGTAAAAGTCTTAAATAAAAATGATAAGGTTATATTTGAGTATTCGGATGACGGATCAGGTGTACCAGATAATATAAAAGATAAGATCTTTATACCTTTTTTTACCACAAGAAAAGATGGGACTGGCTTGGGCTTAGCTTATGTGGAAAATCTTGTTCACTCTCTGGGAGGAGATATCTATTTAGATAAAAATTATGGAAATGGTGCTAAATTTGTGTTAGAATTTAAAAATGAAGAAAAGAGTTTTGATAGTAGATGA